The following are encoded in a window of Clarias gariepinus isolate MV-2021 ecotype Netherlands chromosome 8, CGAR_prim_01v2, whole genome shotgun sequence genomic DNA:
- the cnrip1b gene encoding CB1 cannabinoid receptor-interacting protein 1b, whose translation MSGVPALIRIAVSLKSAPDDGPVFFKADGTRFGQNRTIKLLTGTKYNIYITVKPGAVQATSMNVGGVTFPLEQKSKDPQAVVYSATYNTEGMAHTKSGERQPVQVSIQFTAAGLFETTWQVKFYNYNKRDHCQWGNSFRSIEYECKPNETHSLMWINKETFL comes from the exons ATGTCCGGAGTCCCTGCGCTGATTAGGATCGCAGTTTCCCTGAAGTCCGCTCCGGATGACGGGCCCGTGTTCTTCAAGGCGGACGGGACGAGATTTGGCCAGAACCGAACCATTAAACTGCTCACTGGCACcaaatataacatatatatcaCCGTGAAACCAGGCGCGGTCCAGGCCAC ATCCATGAATGTTGGTGGGGTTACATTTCCTTTAGAGCAGAAGTCTAAAGACCCCCAGGCAGTAGTGTATTCTGCGACATATAACACTGAAGGGATGGCTCACACCAAAAGCGGAGAGCGGCAGCCTGTCCAAGTGAGCATACAG tttacagCAGCTGGCCTCTTTGAGACTACATGGCAGGTGAAATTCTACAACTACAACAAAAGAGACCACTGCCAGTGGGGCAACAGCTTCCGCAGCATCGAGTATGAGTGCAAACCTAATGAGACCCACAGCCTGATGTGGATCAATAAGGAAACGTTTTTGTGA
- the plek gene encoding pleckstrin: MEPNIIREGYLVKKGTVLNSWKVVWVVLADDGIEFYKKKTDSSPKGMIPLKEATLTNPCQDFSKRTLVFKVTSEKKQDHFFQATHLEEREAWVKDIKRAISCLNGGKKFARKSTRRSIRLPETVNLSELYILMKDQDKGIKEMKVEKDKKLFNHCFTGDTVIDWLISQGKVRNRAEGVMLATGLLNEGYLQPAGDMSKAAVEGNAESAFLDQPDALYYFAESGFFCEGYSSDEDVILKEEFRGAIVKQGCLMKQGHRRKNWKVRKFILRDDPAYIHYYDPTKGEEDPLGSIHLRGSVVTAVDYVPDAKKHEIEGNLFEIITSDEIHYYLQAATAEERNDWIRAVQAVSKSGK; the protein is encoded by the exons ATGGAGCCCAACATCATCAGAGAAGGTTATCTGGTAAAAAAG gGCACTGTGCTAAATTCTTGGAAAGTAGTGTGGGTGGTGTTAGCAGATGACGGAATAGAGTTTTACAAgaagaagacagacagcagcCCAAAGGGCATGATTCCATTAAAAGAAGCCACGTTGACAAACCCGTGTCAGGACTTCAGCAAAAGAACG TTAGTGTTCAAGGTAACCAGTGAAAAGAAACAGGATCATTTTTTTCAAGCAACCCACCTGGAGGAAAGAGAGGCATGGGTTAAAGACATCAAGAGAGCCATCAGTTGCTTGAACGGTGGAAAAAAATTTGCCAGGAAATCTACCAGGAGGTCAATTCGATTGCCTGAAACGGTCAACCTGAG TGAGCTGTATATTTTGATGAAAGACCAAGACAAGggaattaaagaaatgaaagtgGAGAAAGACAAGAAGCTTTTCAACCACTGCTTCACTG GTGACACAGTGATTGACTGGCTGATCTCGCAGGGGAAAGTAAGGAACCGGGCTGAGGGTGTGATGCTGGCCACTGGGCTGCTGAATGAGGGCTACCTACAGCCAGCTGGAGATATGTCCAAAGCAGCAGTGGAAGGCAATGCAGAGTCTGCATTCCTAGACCAGCCAGATGCTCTATACTACTTT GCAGAAAGTGGCTTCTTCTGTGAAGGTTACTCAAGCGATGAGGATGTGATATTGAAGGAAGAGTTCCGAGGAGCCATAGTGAAACAAGGTTGTTTAATGAAACAG GGCCACAGGCGAAAGAACTGGAAAGTGAGAAAATTTATCCTGAGAGATGATCCTGCATATATCCACTACTATGACCCCACTAAG GGTGAGGAGGATCCTCTTGGCTCGATTCACTTGCGTGGATCTGTTGTGACTGCGGTGGATTATGTACCAGATG CTAAGAAGCATGAGATCGAGGGCAACTTGTTTGAGATCATTACTTCAGATGAGATACACTACTACCTGCAGGCAGCTACAGCTGAAGAACGCAATGACTGGATCAGAGCTGTTCAAGCTGTTTCAAAGTCTGGAAAATAA